The proteins below come from a single Pseudomonas chlororaphis genomic window:
- a CDS encoding type VI secretion protein has product MVTPHGPTAASMNVLTRGIREYSLFQAVLLVLNRLREAHPGLDDEALYDQLEFQANPSLGFPASDIDRVEFFEEQGKVRARMRLNLLCLIGAGSPLPAFYGEQALGEEGGNSTRQFLDIFHHRLQRLMLPIWRKYRYCTSFQSGARDPFSEQLFALIGLGGEEIRKASQLNWKRLLPYLGLLSLRAHSAALIEAVLRYYFKHAELVLEQCIERRVEILDEQRNRLGSANSLLSNDLVLGQRVRDRGGKFRIHICELDWQRFHEFLPIGLGYRPLCSLVRFTLRDPLEYDIRLVLRQQEIRALCIGELNSCRLGWTSWLGHERADGVVILGSKTH; this is encoded by the coding sequence ATGGTCACCCCGCATGGGCCAACAGCCGCTTCTATGAACGTGCTGACACGAGGAATACGCGAGTACTCGCTGTTCCAAGCCGTGTTACTGGTCCTGAATCGGCTGCGTGAGGCCCATCCGGGCCTGGATGATGAGGCGCTTTACGATCAATTGGAATTCCAAGCCAATCCAAGCCTGGGTTTCCCGGCCAGCGATATCGATCGCGTGGAGTTTTTCGAGGAGCAGGGGAAGGTGCGCGCACGTATGCGCTTGAACCTGCTCTGTCTGATAGGTGCAGGTTCGCCTCTACCGGCGTTCTACGGCGAGCAAGCTTTGGGTGAGGAAGGCGGAAATTCGACTCGCCAGTTCCTCGACATATTCCACCATCGTCTTCAGCGACTGATGCTGCCGATCTGGCGCAAATACCGGTATTGCACAAGCTTTCAGAGCGGAGCTCGAGACCCCTTCTCCGAGCAGTTGTTTGCCTTGATCGGACTGGGTGGCGAAGAAATCCGCAAGGCCAGCCAACTGAACTGGAAGCGCCTGCTGCCGTACCTGGGCTTGTTGAGCCTGCGTGCTCACTCGGCGGCGCTGATCGAGGCGGTGCTGCGTTACTACTTCAAACACGCCGAGCTGGTTCTGGAGCAGTGCATCGAGCGTCGGGTGGAGATTCTCGACGAGCAGCGCAATCGGCTGGGGAGTGCCAATAGCCTGTTGAGCAACGACTTGGTGCTCGGTCAGCGGGTGCGCGACCGAGGCGGCAAATTTCGTATTCATATCTGTGAGCTGGATTGGCAACGCTTCCACGAATTCCTGCCCATTGGCCTCGGTTATCGACCGCTGTGCTCGTTGGTGCGATTCACGCTGCGCGATCCCCTCGAGTACGACATCCGCCTGGTCCTGCGTCAGCAGGAAATACGAGCCCTGTGCATTGGAGAACTGAACAGTTGTCGCCTGGGATGGACCAGTTGGCTGGGGCATGAGCGCGCGGACGGCGTGGTGATCCTAGGCAGTAAAACTCATTAG
- a CDS encoding type VI secretion protein, with translation MAFNHYYQSELTALRQLGRRFADRNPALAPFLGQAGRDPDVERLLEGFAFLTGRLREKLDDQLPELSHSLMQLLWPNYMRPLPAFSILQFDSLSRSGPALRVERDTPVESKPIQGVRCHFRTCYPTDVLALDLTRLSYSVKGTGSLLSLRLEMPCDGHLGEVQLSRLRLHFTGERYISQMLYLSLVRNLEGIELVPLNGAGEPFSAVDGNPMTFRIPAERVQPVGFAEEEALIPYPLNTFRGYRYLQEYFAFQDKFLFVDVIGLDVISTLPVDRLKQVRGLDLRFDIRKSGIERMRPTLDNVKLYCTPIVNLFKHDAQPIRLDGKQDEYPLLPAGYDLEHCSVYSVDSVIGWRPGGLGYQSYVPFESFEHDSSFDVPTGRPYYSVRQRPSLLNSGLDTCLAFGIQPAQTYETLSIELTCTNQDLPRQLKPGDIDQPGERTPESLSFRNIGPVTPSFAPPLNRDYLWKLISNMSLNYLSLADVNALKVILESYDFPRYYDEQTEKVSKRLLGGLKSIRHLHVDRLHRGLPVRGVRTELTVDPQGYIGEGDLFVFTSVLNEFFALYASLNSYHELRVNSTQGEVYQWSPRMGQQPLL, from the coding sequence ATGGCATTTAACCATTACTACCAGAGCGAGCTGACGGCGCTTCGTCAGCTGGGTCGACGTTTTGCCGATCGAAACCCGGCGCTGGCTCCTTTTCTGGGGCAGGCTGGACGGGATCCGGATGTCGAGCGCCTGCTGGAGGGATTTGCTTTTTTGACCGGGCGACTGCGCGAGAAGCTCGATGACCAGTTGCCGGAGCTGAGCCATTCGTTGATGCAGCTGCTGTGGCCTAACTATATGAGGCCATTGCCGGCCTTCAGTATTCTGCAATTTGATTCATTGTCGCGTTCCGGACCCGCACTGCGGGTAGAGCGCGATACACCGGTTGAAAGCAAGCCGATCCAAGGTGTGCGATGCCATTTCCGGACGTGCTATCCAACCGATGTCCTGGCCCTGGACCTGACCCGTTTGAGTTACTCGGTGAAGGGTACCGGCTCGCTGCTGAGCCTGCGCTTGGAGATGCCTTGCGACGGCCACTTGGGTGAAGTGCAGTTGAGCCGTTTGCGCCTGCACTTCACGGGCGAGCGGTATATCAGCCAGATGCTCTATCTCAGCCTGGTACGTAATCTTGAAGGCATTGAGCTGGTCCCATTGAACGGTGCCGGCGAGCCATTCAGCGCCGTGGATGGCAATCCGATGACGTTCAGGATTCCGGCTGAGCGTGTCCAGCCGGTGGGATTTGCGGAGGAGGAAGCGTTGATCCCGTATCCGCTGAACACCTTCCGCGGCTATCGCTACCTGCAGGAGTATTTCGCGTTCCAGGACAAGTTTTTGTTCGTCGACGTGATTGGCCTGGACGTGATCAGCACGTTGCCAGTGGACCGTCTGAAACAGGTGCGCGGTTTGGACCTGCGCTTTGATATCCGCAAAAGCGGCATCGAGCGCATGCGCCCGACGCTGGACAACGTGAAGCTTTACTGCACGCCAATCGTCAATCTGTTCAAGCATGACGCTCAGCCGATCCGCCTGGATGGCAAACAAGACGAGTATCCGTTGCTGCCGGCCGGTTATGACCTGGAGCACTGCTCGGTCTATTCAGTCGACAGCGTCATTGGCTGGCGGCCTGGTGGCCTGGGGTATCAGTCCTATGTGCCGTTCGAGTCGTTTGAGCATGATTCAAGTTTCGACGTCCCCACTGGCCGTCCGTATTACAGCGTTCGCCAGCGCCCCTCGTTGTTGAACAGCGGCCTCGATACCTGCCTGGCCTTTGGTATTCAACCAGCCCAGACCTATGAAACGCTGTCGATCGAACTGACGTGCACCAACCAGGACCTGCCACGCCAGCTCAAGCCCGGCGATATCGATCAACCCGGTGAGAGAACGCCGGAGTCTCTCAGTTTCCGCAATATCGGCCCGGTTACACCCAGCTTCGCGCCGCCACTGAACCGCGATTACCTGTGGAAGCTGATCAGCAACATGTCGCTCAACTACCTGTCGCTGGCGGACGTCAATGCGCTCAAGGTAATCCTCGAAAGCTACGATTTTCCGCGTTACTACGACGAGCAAACCGAGAAGGTCAGCAAGCGTCTGTTGGGCGGTCTCAAATCGATCAGGCACCTGCATGTCGATCGGCTGCATCGGGGGCTGCCGGTTCGGGGTGTACGTACCGAACTGACCGTCGACCCACAAGGTTACATCGGTGAAGGCGACCTATTTGTCTTCACTTCGGTTCTCAACGAGTTTTTTGCGCTCTATGCCAGCCTCAATTCGTATCACGAACTGCGGGTGAACAGCACACAGGGAGAGGTGTATCAATGGTCACCCCGCATGGGCCAACAGCCGCTTCTATGA
- a CDS encoding type VI secretion protein encodes MAYGSLFERLAGEAQMRNGLNVEACIMASVAAHLARMLSVRAGSVRTLSDYGLPDLNDMRLSLHDAKSQARRAIEAFVEAYEPRLSNVCVTSMPGHHGQLRLSFSIEGLLDVKGFKRQVSFLACLDGGGQVKVRQG; translated from the coding sequence ATGGCCTATGGCAGCCTTTTCGAGCGCCTGGCCGGCGAAGCCCAGATGCGCAACGGTTTGAATGTCGAGGCTTGCATCATGGCATCCGTGGCCGCTCATCTGGCCAGGATGCTCAGCGTCCGCGCAGGCAGTGTGCGGACGCTATCCGATTACGGGCTGCCGGACCTCAATGACATGCGCTTGAGCCTGCATGATGCAAAAAGCCAGGCCCGCCGCGCGATCGAAGCCTTCGTTGAGGCTTACGAGCCTCGTCTCAGCAATGTTTGTGTCACTTCGATGCCGGGTCATCACGGCCAGCTGAGGTTGTCCTTCAGCATCGAGGGCTTGCTGGATGTTAAGGGTTTCAAGCGACAGGTTAGTTTTCTCGCGTGCCTGGATGGCGGCGGTCAGGTCAAGGTCAGACAAGGATAG
- a CDS encoding type VI secretion protein — MSSSVAQQKNNEAVEYSLLDSIIAQTSLSPDDEAYDIAKRGVSAFIEELLKPQNSGEPVKKAMVDRMIAEIDAKLSRQMDEILHDPEFQALESSWRGLQLLVDRTNFRENIKVEMLNVSKSDLLDDFEDSPEVMQSGLYKHIYTAEYGQFGGQPVGAIIANYFMSPSSPDVKLMQYVSSVACMAHAPFIAAAGPKFFGLESFAGLPDLKDLKDHFEGPQFAKWQSFRQSEDARYVGLTVPRFLLRTPYDPEENPVKSFVYKETVANSHEHYLWGNTAYAFGSRLTDSFAKFRWCPNIVGPQSGGVVEDLPLHHFASMGEIETKIPTEVLVSDRREYELAEEGFISLTMRKGSDNAAFFSANSVQKPKLFGNSVEDKQAELNYKLGTQLPYMMIVNRLAHYLKVLQREQLGSWKERMDLERELNNWIRQYVADQENPSAEVRGRRPLRAAKIVVSDVEGEPGWYRVGLNVRPHFKYMGADFTLSLVGKLDKA, encoded by the coding sequence ATGAGCAGCAGCGTAGCGCAGCAGAAAAACAATGAAGCAGTCGAGTACAGCCTTCTCGACAGCATCATCGCTCAAACCAGTCTTTCTCCGGACGACGAGGCCTACGACATCGCCAAGCGCGGCGTCTCTGCATTCATCGAGGAATTGCTCAAACCGCAGAACAGCGGTGAACCGGTCAAGAAAGCCATGGTTGACCGCATGATCGCCGAGATCGATGCCAAGCTCAGTCGTCAGATGGATGAGATTCTGCACGACCCGGAGTTCCAGGCCTTGGAGTCCTCTTGGCGCGGTTTGCAGTTGCTGGTGGATCGGACCAATTTCCGCGAAAACATCAAGGTTGAAATGCTTAATGTCTCCAAGAGTGATCTGTTGGACGACTTTGAAGACTCGCCAGAGGTCATGCAATCGGGCTTGTACAAACATATCTACACCGCAGAGTACGGTCAGTTCGGCGGGCAACCAGTAGGGGCGATCATTGCCAACTACTTCATGTCGCCAAGTTCGCCGGATGTGAAGCTCATGCAGTATGTATCCAGCGTTGCGTGCATGGCCCACGCGCCATTCATCGCCGCTGCCGGTCCTAAATTCTTTGGCCTGGAAAGCTTCGCCGGCCTACCGGACCTCAAGGACCTGAAAGATCACTTCGAGGGCCCGCAATTTGCCAAATGGCAAAGTTTTCGTCAGTCGGAAGATGCGCGCTACGTTGGATTGACGGTGCCACGCTTCTTATTGCGGACTCCTTATGATCCAGAGGAGAACCCGGTCAAGTCGTTTGTGTACAAGGAGACCGTTGCCAATAGCCACGAGCACTATTTGTGGGGCAATACCGCGTATGCATTCGGCTCGCGTCTGACCGACAGCTTCGCCAAGTTTCGCTGGTGTCCCAACATCGTTGGCCCACAAAGCGGCGGCGTGGTTGAAGACCTGCCTTTGCATCATTTCGCAAGCATGGGTGAGATCGAAACCAAGATCCCGACCGAAGTCCTGGTGTCCGATCGCCGCGAATACGAGTTGGCCGAAGAGGGTTTCATTTCCCTCACCATGCGCAAGGGCAGCGATAACGCCGCGTTCTTCTCAGCCAATTCCGTTCAGAAACCTAAGCTCTTCGGCAACAGTGTCGAGGACAAGCAGGCTGAGCTGAACTACAAACTGGGCACCCAACTGCCTTACATGATGATCGTCAATCGCCTTGCTCATTACCTGAAGGTTTTGCAGCGGGAGCAGTTGGGATCGTGGAAAGAGCGCATGGATCTGGAGCGTGAGCTCAACAACTGGATTCGCCAGTACGTGGCTGACCAGGAAAATCCAAGCGCCGAGGTCCGTGGTCGTCGTCCATTGCGTGCGGCAAAGATTGTTGTAAGCGATGTGGAAGGCGAACCAGGCTGGTATCGCGTTGGCTTGAATGTGCGCCCGCATTTCAAATACATGGGGGCCGATTTCACCCTGTCGCTGGTTGGCAAGCTGGACAAGGCGTAA
- a CDS encoding type VI secretion protein → MAKDGSVAPKERINITFKPTTGGAQEQIELPLKLVAMGDYTHRADERKVEDRKPISIDKMTFDEVLAKQELKLTLSVPNRLLEESETETLVVQLSVNSMRDFNPASLVEQVPELKKLMELRDALVALKGPLGNAPAFRKAIEGVLAVDESRARVLSELGLEADPISQGG, encoded by the coding sequence ATGGCCAAAGATGGCTCTGTAGCGCCCAAGGAACGTATCAACATTACGTTCAAGCCCACGACTGGCGGGGCTCAGGAACAGATTGAACTACCGCTGAAATTAGTCGCAATGGGTGATTACACCCACCGTGCAGACGAGCGCAAGGTTGAGGATCGCAAGCCGATCAGCATCGACAAGATGACGTTCGATGAGGTCCTGGCCAAGCAAGAGTTGAAGCTGACGCTGAGTGTGCCGAACCGTTTGCTGGAAGAAAGCGAAACAGAAACGTTAGTTGTGCAACTGAGCGTTAATTCGATGAGGGATTTCAATCCGGCCAGCCTGGTCGAGCAAGTACCTGAGCTCAAGAAACTGATGGAGCTGCGCGACGCGCTGGTAGCTCTCAAGGGGCCCCTGGGTAACGCACCTGCATTTCGAAAAGCGATTGAGGGCGTGCTCGCCGTCGATGAGTCCCGGGCTCGTGTGCTGAGCGAGCTGGGCCTTGAAGCTGACCCCATTAGCCAAGGAGGCTAA
- a CDS encoding type VI secretion protein ImpA gives MSYSGKLSAHYLALAKSPVSKDSFAGADVRFSNEYEALESELIKSRSMYEHDQVDWLKVLEQSESLLRRQSKDVRVAVWLTWALYQRESFQGLLAGLCLLHHLCKSHWAEIHPARLRTRAASINWLVTRLDQVLGDNVAFKEQMPLFHHLAAQLEGLDAVCSAYLGDEAPLLLPLCRRIKHMIQRVAQHQPQPGVIHAAVAQVKQTAAQLLACETPIESEKEACRTLRVQQEGARSLCAWWLKQKATDARALRLNRALLWLSIDVMPERNAEQVTQLRGVPMDRLKSYQETFLQGRYADLLVQVEASLAKAPFWFDGQRLAWECLQGLNAEQAMREVEVHFAQFIQRLPGVLELRWHDGVPFADPATRGWIAAHVMPHLQCSNAPLGIDVVNSDAPWDLALEEARSILHEDGLKPAVQSLRHGMRSALGSRERFLWRFAMARLCISAKKYELAKIQLEALDQNLQHADLNGWEPDLGLQVLHQLHHCCELLPQSHAVRECRNETYRRLCYLDLERVIE, from the coding sequence ATGTCGTACTCAGGAAAACTTTCCGCCCATTACCTGGCTCTCGCCAAGTCGCCTGTGTCCAAGGACAGCTTTGCGGGTGCGGACGTGCGTTTTTCCAATGAGTACGAAGCGTTGGAAAGCGAGTTGATCAAATCTCGATCGATGTATGAACACGATCAGGTCGATTGGCTGAAGGTTCTTGAACAGAGCGAATCGCTACTGCGCCGGCAGTCGAAGGATGTACGGGTCGCTGTCTGGCTGACATGGGCGCTGTATCAGCGTGAATCTTTCCAGGGGCTGTTGGCCGGCCTTTGTCTCTTGCATCACCTTTGTAAAAGCCATTGGGCCGAGATCCATCCCGCCAGGCTTCGAACCCGTGCCGCCAGCATCAATTGGCTGGTCACGCGCTTGGATCAAGTGCTGGGGGATAACGTGGCATTCAAAGAGCAGATGCCGTTGTTCCATCATCTGGCGGCTCAGCTTGAAGGCCTTGATGCGGTTTGCAGCGCTTATCTGGGCGACGAGGCGCCCTTGCTGTTACCGCTTTGCCGGCGAATCAAACACATGATCCAACGAGTCGCCCAGCACCAGCCGCAACCCGGTGTCATCCATGCGGCAGTTGCCCAGGTGAAACAGACGGCCGCTCAATTGCTTGCCTGCGAGACTCCGATTGAAAGCGAAAAAGAGGCTTGTAGAACCCTGCGCGTCCAGCAGGAAGGTGCCCGTTCACTGTGTGCCTGGTGGCTCAAGCAAAAAGCAACCGACGCTCGGGCCCTGCGGTTGAATAGGGCCTTGTTATGGCTCTCGATCGATGTAATGCCTGAGCGCAACGCAGAACAGGTTACTCAACTGCGTGGCGTACCGATGGACAGACTCAAGAGCTATCAGGAAACCTTCTTGCAGGGCCGCTATGCGGACCTGCTTGTTCAAGTCGAAGCCAGTCTGGCCAAGGCTCCATTCTGGTTCGATGGTCAAAGGCTCGCCTGGGAATGCCTACAAGGCTTGAATGCCGAGCAGGCCATGCGGGAAGTGGAAGTCCATTTTGCGCAGTTCATCCAGCGCCTGCCGGGTGTATTGGAACTGCGCTGGCATGACGGCGTGCCGTTTGCCGATCCGGCGACTCGTGGTTGGATCGCCGCCCATGTGATGCCTCACTTGCAATGCTCCAATGCCCCGCTTGGCATCGATGTCGTCAACAGCGACGCGCCGTGGGACCTGGCCCTCGAAGAGGCGCGGTCGATTCTGCATGAGGATGGCCTCAAGCCTGCTGTCCAGTCACTCAGGCACGGCATGCGAAGCGCTCTTGGCTCCCGTGAGCGATTTCTCTGGCGGTTCGCAATGGCTCGCTTGTGCATATCGGCCAAGAAATACGAACTCGCCAAGATCCAGCTCGAAGCACTGGATCAGAACCTTCAGCACGCCGACTTGAATGGGTGGGAGCCCGATCTTGGGCTTCAGGTACTGCACCAGTTGCATCACTGCTGTGAGCTTCTGCCACAGAGCCACGCCGTACGTGAGTGCAGGAACGAGACCTATCGCAGATTGTGTTACCTCGACCTGGAACGGGTCATTGAATAG
- a CDS encoding type IV secretion protein Rhs — MSHFHARSKSRIAITGLEPEFQVHTFKGREAISQPYSFDVELVSERKDIDLEKLLHRQAFLTFGQQEKQTCGVHGLIYRAAQGDSGKRLTHYKVKLKPQLFYLAHRINQRIFQHLSVPQIITSILKEHGILSDAHHFHLSEHYAPRAYCVQYRESDLHFIERLCQEEGLHYHFRHSESSHYLVFGDDQTVFPRIDHLGVYKQHSGMIADEPVIRRFALRLETRTSQVRRRDYDFEKASVLMENNWQPDHESVQPDLEDYDYPGNFTRDKRGRLLSRRSLERHRADYQQAEGHSGQPTLAAGHFLMLSEHPRQEWNDLWLLTEVHHEGRQPQVLEEGAAGAPSTHAGDFDQGYRNRFVATPWDVIFRARRVYQKPCIAGSQTAVVTGPKGEDIHCDHYGRVKVRFFWDRADPLDDGSSCWLRVASNWAGNGYGAVTIPRVGMEVLVTFMEGDPDKPLISGCLTNSSNPLPYPLPELKTRTVLRSRSSPGGKGFNELHLEDREGQELIYLRAQRDMEQKIEHDSRLEVGNERLETVMGNSTTVLRAEEHRTTASNRTIRVEGDDHLHAANRHTHVDQTLIVEAGQQVHIKAGAHLVLHAGTTLSLNAGGQHIVIGHGGIYSSSEIQIGGAPLTAAPASSHTHGTTLPLVSPIESPRSLAPTQRALMSASKALGLDFCPICETCREGICCTEAVAA; from the coding sequence ATGTCTCACTTCCATGCCCGTTCAAAATCCCGAATCGCCATCACTGGCCTTGAACCTGAATTTCAAGTTCATACATTCAAAGGTAGAGAGGCTATCAGCCAGCCCTATTCGTTCGATGTAGAACTCGTCAGTGAGCGAAAGGACATCGATCTTGAGAAACTGCTCCATAGACAGGCATTTCTTACATTCGGCCAACAAGAAAAACAGACATGCGGTGTGCACGGACTCATCTACCGCGCTGCACAAGGCGACTCCGGCAAGCGGCTCACTCATTACAAGGTAAAACTCAAACCCCAACTTTTCTACTTGGCACATCGCATTAATCAACGGATCTTCCAGCACCTCAGCGTCCCGCAAATCATCACATCGATCCTCAAGGAACATGGCATTCTTTCCGATGCCCATCACTTTCACTTGAGTGAACACTACGCGCCCCGCGCCTATTGCGTACAGTACCGAGAATCAGACTTGCACTTCATTGAGCGCCTGTGTCAAGAAGAGGGCTTGCACTATCATTTCCGGCACAGTGAATCGAGCCATTACCTGGTATTTGGCGATGACCAGACTGTGTTTCCCCGAATCGACCACCTTGGTGTTTATAAACAGCACAGCGGCATGATCGCCGATGAACCGGTGATACGACGTTTTGCTTTAAGGCTGGAAACCCGGACCAGCCAAGTCCGGCGTCGAGACTACGATTTCGAAAAAGCCTCGGTTCTAATGGAAAATAACTGGCAGCCAGACCACGAAAGCGTCCAACCAGACTTGGAGGACTATGATTATCCCGGCAATTTTACCCGGGATAAACGAGGTCGACTGCTGAGCAGGCGCAGCCTGGAACGCCATCGCGCCGACTACCAGCAGGCGGAAGGCCACAGTGGTCAGCCCACGCTGGCGGCCGGACACTTCCTGATGCTGAGTGAACATCCTCGCCAGGAATGGAATGATCTATGGCTGCTGACGGAAGTGCATCACGAAGGCAGGCAGCCGCAAGTCTTGGAAGAAGGCGCCGCTGGCGCCCCCTCCACGCACGCCGGAGACTTCGACCAGGGTTATCGCAATCGCTTCGTCGCGACTCCTTGGGATGTGATCTTTCGCGCACGACGGGTCTATCAAAAACCCTGTATAGCGGGTAGCCAGACCGCCGTGGTTACCGGTCCCAAGGGCGAAGACATCCACTGCGACCATTACGGTCGGGTCAAGGTCAGGTTTTTCTGGGATCGCGCGGATCCTCTGGACGATGGCAGCAGTTGCTGGCTGCGCGTCGCGTCCAATTGGGCAGGCAACGGTTACGGCGCCGTGACGATTCCAAGAGTGGGGATGGAAGTATTGGTGACCTTCATGGAAGGCGACCCCGACAAGCCTTTGATCAGCGGATGTCTGACCAACAGCAGTAACCCTTTGCCCTACCCCCTGCCCGAACTCAAGACGCGCACGGTGCTTCGCTCCCGCAGTTCGCCGGGCGGCAAGGGGTTCAATGAGCTGCATCTGGAAGACCGCGAAGGGCAGGAATTGATCTACCTGCGGGCCCAGCGCGACATGGAACAGAAGATTGAACATGACAGCCGGTTGGAAGTGGGCAACGAAAGGCTGGAAACCGTCATGGGCAACAGCACCACCGTGCTACGTGCCGAAGAACATCGAACCACGGCCTCCAACCGCACGATCCGGGTGGAGGGGGACGATCACCTGCACGCGGCCAACCGACATACCCACGTCGATCAAACATTGATCGTCGAAGCTGGCCAGCAAGTGCATATAAAGGCAGGCGCTCATCTGGTTCTGCACGCAGGCACGACCCTGAGTTTGAATGCTGGAGGTCAGCACATCGTCATAGGCCACGGCGGCATCTACAGCAGCAGTGAAATTCAGATCGGCGGAGCACCGCTAACCGCTGCGCCCGCCTCATCACACACGCACGGTACAACGCTCCCCCTTGTTTCACCGATAGAGTCACCTCGATCGCTCGCCCCTACTCAGCGCGCCTTGATGAGCGCCAGTAAAGCCCTGGGATTGGACTTCTGTCCGATTTGCGAGACTTGCCGCGAAGGGATTTGCTGTACGGAAGCCGTCGCCGCATGA
- a CDS encoding lipoprotein → MTILPITILGLGLAITAGCIYKPSNTFTFTADLPPDFAYQAIAVYVPAKGQTCTVPGGRNTEVGYNLHWRKHYQPDSKIALYRRVSGCQLVIYRIKLEINSAYGDDWGDISGDAATVAIRDELEPQYKGTFSETGESVFYGQCQWLFRTAGPRRRIVKILDCKETNAQGELQVGRPFSAYTLDQLPGKTLRMRINLAEEERPYMRDTWVKFPNGWKRCLGKSFEDPYAFCLGNHKDFSGFQMPDGQKCTLYPGCSE, encoded by the coding sequence ATGACGATCCTCCCGATAACGATTCTTGGCTTGGGCCTGGCGATCACGGCTGGCTGCATCTACAAGCCATCCAATACCTTCACATTCACCGCTGATCTGCCACCTGACTTTGCTTATCAGGCCATTGCCGTATATGTCCCTGCCAAAGGACAAACCTGCACTGTACCGGGTGGAAGAAATACCGAAGTTGGGTACAACCTGCACTGGCGAAAGCATTACCAGCCAGATTCGAAAATCGCCCTGTATCGAAGGGTCAGCGGCTGCCAGCTGGTGATTTACAGGATCAAGCTCGAAATCAATTCGGCCTACGGAGACGACTGGGGAGATATCAGCGGGGATGCCGCAACCGTTGCCATACGTGATGAGCTGGAGCCGCAATACAAGGGCACTTTCAGCGAAACGGGTGAAAGTGTCTTTTATGGTCAATGCCAGTGGCTGTTCCGCACCGCAGGGCCCAGGCGTCGCATCGTCAAGATCCTCGACTGCAAGGAAACCAATGCGCAAGGCGAGCTGCAAGTTGGTCGCCCGTTCTCCGCTTATACCCTGGATCAACTACCGGGCAAGACGCTCAGGATGAGGATCAACTTGGCGGAAGAGGAACGGCCCTACATGCGCGACACCTGGGTGAAATTTCCTAACGGCTGGAAGCGCTGCCTCGGCAAGAGCTTCGAGGATCCATACGCATTCTGTTTAGGAAACCACAAGGACTTCAGTGGCTTTCAGATGCCGGACGGACAGAAATGCACCCTCTATCCAGGGTGCAGTGAATAA